A genomic window from Prunus persica cultivar Lovell chromosome G2, Prunus_persica_NCBIv2, whole genome shotgun sequence includes:
- the LOC109947271 gene encoding uncharacterized protein LOC109947271, whose product MADMLVDGAAHNQMLSFMDGNAGKIQPFSSLLRLKQEQTFKWEELHQQAFQEIKHYLSNPPVLSPPKRGRPLKLYVSASEVSIGSLLVQDNKEGKEQAVYYLSRTLTEVERRPNQIHANKTNAEGQNWEMDFGFDRIHPQLDFQCTNNRAEYEALIIGLKMLVELGIQSVEILGDSMLVLKQIAGEYKCLNPSLAVYLVAARNLLTEFREATWEHIPREENFAANELAQVALGIQMPEDCVQRIIKVGRKSLPSVLTRGMKIEVNSALITKDDWREPIMTYLQYPTLPSEKRVRIMATNYLMWNEDLVRKSEDEVLLRCLGKTEYMKVMGETHEGDCINYSKRCEACQRHGPIQRAPSVPMNPVVKPWPFRGWAMDLIGKIYPASSQQHCFIIVATDYFTKWVEAKPIKTTTSQEIITFIEEQIIQRFGIPESITTDRGSSFISRDMLDMAETFKKMLEKNPKQWHEKLSETLWAYRTSKREATGMTPYALTYGHDAILPMEIAVQSLRIAHQHDLIGEDYSQAMLLELEELDASRIDTLNKLLAGKQAVSKAYNKRVRDKSFEEGEIVWKAILPLGAHIAGYGKWSPTWEGPFVINQILGMGAYRLQDRDGVIHNAPINGKWLKKFYPTMWDSQAVQTDPGIEEEQG is encoded by the exons atggcagacatgctagTAGATGGAGCCGCTCACAACCAAATGCTATCTTTCATGGACGGCAACGCAG gaaaaatccaacccTTTTCTTCCCTGTTAAGATTGAAGCAGGAACAGACATTCAAATGGGAAGAACTGCACCAACAGGCTTTCCAGGAAATAAAgcattacctctcaaatccgCCAGTTCTGTCCCCACCAAAAAGGGGCAGACCCCTCAAGCTTTATGTATCTGCATCAGAAGTATCCATTGGAAGTCTGctagttcaagataacaaagaaggGAAAGAACAGGCAGTCTACTATCTAAGCAGAACATTGACAGAAGTGGAAAGAAG AcctaatcaaatacatgctaacAAGACCAATGCTGAGGGGCAGAATTGGGAAATGGACTTTGGCTTTGACAGAATTCACCCTCAG TTAGATTTCCAATGCACCAACAACAGGGCCGAGTATGAAGCTTTAATTATAGGGCTCAAGATGTTGGTAGAATTGGGAATTCAATCCGTGGAAATCTTGGGAGATTCCATGCTTGTCCTAaaacagattgctggagaatacAAGTGTCTAAATCCTTCTCTGGCTGTATATCTGGTAGCAGCTAGAAATCTGCTAACAGAATTTagagaagctacttgggaACACATCCCAAGGGAAGAAAACTTCGCAGCCAATGAACTGGCTCAGGTAGCATTAGGCATACAAATGCCTGAAGACTGCGTCCAGAGGATCATCAAGGTAGGAAGGAAAAGTCTACCGTCAGTTCTGACTAGAGGAATGAAGATAGAAGTCAATTCTGCCTTGATCACTAAAGACGATTGGAGGGAGCCTATCATGACTTACTTGCAGTACCCCACTCTACCCTCTGAGAAAAGAGTCAGAATCATGGCTACAAACTATctcatgtggaatgaagatttggtccgaaaaagTGAGGATGAGGTGCTATTAAGGTGCCTCGGAAAgacagaatatatgaaagtcaTGGGAGAAACCCATGAAGGG GATTGCATCAACTATTCCAAGAGATGTGAAGCTTGTCAAAGACACGGCCCAATCCAGCGGGCTCCTTCAGTCCCCATGAATCCAGTAGTGAAACCATGGCCTTTTaggggatgggcaatggatctcattggcaaaATCTATCCAGCCAGCAGCCAGCAGCATTGTTTTATCATTGTTGCTACAGACTATTTCACCAAGTGGGTAGAAGCCAAGCCAATCAAAACCACAACttctcaagagatcatcaccttTATAGAAGAACAGATCATACAGAGATTCGGCATTCCAGAATCGATCACAACTGATAggggttcttctttcatatctagggatatgctagatatggcagaaacATTCAA aaaGATGCTGGAGAAGAATCCGAAGCAATGGCATGAGAAGTTGTCAGAAACTTTGTGGGCATACAGAActtcaaaaagagaagcaactggcATGACTCCCTATGCTCTGACCTAcggccatgatgcaattctgCCCATGGAGATAGCAGTCCAGTCTCTTAGAATTGCTCATCAGCACGATCTCATAGGAGAAGATTACTCTCAAGCCATGCTACTTGAATTAGAAGAATTGGATGCAAGCAGGATTGacaccctcaacaaactcttagcaggaaaacaggCTGTGTCAAAGGCATACAACAAAAGAGTCAGAGAtaagagttttgaagaggggGAAATAGTCTGGAAGgcaattctgccccttggaGCGCACATAGCTGGGTATGGAAAATGGTCACCTACGTGGGAAGGACCTTTTGTGATTAACCAGATCCTCGGAATGGGGGCATATAGGTTGCAGGACAGAGATGGAGTTATTCACAACGCCCCAATCAATGGCAAGTGGTTAAAGAAATTCTACCCAACCATGTGGGATTCACAAGCTGTACAGACAGATCCCGGGATAGAAGAGGAACAAGGCTga